Part of the Lotus japonicus ecotype B-129 chromosome 6, LjGifu_v1.2 genome, AACCTAATTCAATTACTGTGATTAACTTGTTAAGATCAACTGTTGATTTGCACTTGTTGAAGATAGGACAAGCCCTCCACTCTCTGATTATTGTGAGCAACTTGTGTGGAGAATTAACTGTGAATACTGCATTGTTATCAATGTATGTGAAGTTGGGTAGTCTAAAAGATGCAAGACTGATGTTTGAGAAAATGCCTAGGAATGACCTTGTAGTTTGGAACATAATGGTTTCAGCATATGCGGGGAATGGGTGCCCTAAGGAATCCTTAGAGCTTGTATATTGTATGGTTAGATCAGGGGTTAGACCTGACATGTTCACGGCAATCCCTGCAATTTCTTCAATAACACAGTTAAAACATACTGAGTGGGGAAAGCAAATGCATGCTCATGTGATAAGAAATGGTTCTGATTATCAGGTATCTGTTCATAATGCTCTTATTGACATGTATTCTGCATGTAACGGCTTAAATTCGGCACGGAGGATTTTTGACTTGATAACGGACAAGACTGTGGTCTCATGGAGTGCAATGATCAAAGCACATGCAGTTCATGACCAGTGTCTTGAGGCTCTATCTCTATTCATAGAAATGAAGTTATGTGGTACTAGAGTTGACTTCATTATAGTGATTAACATCTTGCCTACATTTGCAAAGATTGGAGCATTGCATTATGTAAGATACTTACATGGGTATTCACTGAAAGCAAGCCTTGATTCACTCAAATCCCTTGAGACATCACTTCTGGCTAGCTACGCGAAATGTGGATGCATAGAGATGGCAAGAAAGCTTTTTGATGAAGGCAAAAGCAGCCATAAAGATATAATTGCATGGAACTCCATGATCAGTGCTTATTCCAAACATGGAGAGTGGTTTCAATGTTTTGAGCTTTACAACCAAATGAAACTATCAAATGTTAAACCGGACCAGGTTACGTTTCTTGGGCTGCTCACGGCTTGTGTCAATTCAGGCCTTGTTGATAAAGGGAAAGAGATTTTCAAGGAGATGGTGGACCTATATGGTTACCAACCTAGTCAGGAGCACCATGCCTGTATGGTTGATCTACTAGGACGCGCTGGACAAATTGATGAAGCAAGCAAAATAATCGAAACTGTTCCCTTGAATTCAGATGCCAGAGTTTATGGTCCCTTGTTGAGTGCCTGTAAGATGCACTCAGATCCTCGTTTAGCAGAAGTTGCAGCTCAGAAGCTCATAAATATGGAGCCTAAAAATGCTGGAAACTATGTGTTACTCTCCAATATATATGCTGCAGCAGGAAAGTGGGACAAGGTTGCTAAAATGAGGAGTTTTCTCAGAGATAGAGGACTAAAGAAAACACCAGGTTGTAGCTGGCTCGAGTCAAATGGACAAGTACACGAGTTTCGTGTTGCAGATCAATCTCATCCAAGATCGGTGGATATATATTCGATATTGAAAGTAATGGAGTTGGAAGCAGGGGATCTGGAGGATGATCTTGAACTCTTTGAGCCTCATATCATTTAAGGGATGTGAATTGTAAATGAATCTACTCAAGAACCTTTTAAGACATGGCATCTGATAAACCACATTCACCACTTAATTCCTAATTTCCGATGATAGGTCGAAAGGAAAAGTACACGGCCGTAGACAAACGGAACACACATCTTAAATCTCTTTATCAAACTATCAGCAACAGATACCATTGTGTTTGGCGGAAGGATTATTGCCTGGAATAGCAGTTTTGTCATGTGAACAGCCCCTGTATGCAAAGTCGGGAATATGTTTACTCTAAATAGTGAAACCAAACTGACACTTGTTATTCTTactttataaaatttaattgtttGAAACATTCATGAATCAAGGGTGTTACAGAATGCTGTAGTTTATTTTACTTATGTAGTTATATTGCTGTTAGCCTTtaactttccaaaaaaaaaaaattcctatgaTATTCTGATGCTCTATTGAACAAATCCTTACTCTTTTTTCAAACAAAATACTGTTCAAGATTGATAGAACTAAGCTATGCATTGCTTGTTACTAATTGATTATGGGATCATGATGAATGGAACCACAAAACTAAGAGGGAGCTTTGGTGAATATTCAAGCTAAGGGAAATAGGCAAGGGAATTATTTGTCCTCAGCCATCATCAACTCATACTTCATAGCTATATTTTTCATGCAATCATTGAAGGGAATTAAACAAGGAAAATGAATCTTTTGATCTCaaagaaacttttttttttttaccttctAGTCTTCTCCATATCTCCACTCAATACAAGGTTATTATAGGAAATCCATGGTTTAGCTTTtagaaaaatttgaaatttgaaactaTGGTTAAGATAAAAACAGATTGTTGACCTCAAAAGTTGGAAGTTTAAATTATTGGATACCAAGTATGCTAGTTATCCCACTTGGTGTTCAAGTCCTAAGATAGATCTTCAATTCCAAAAAGTTCCGAGTCACCGAGTGTATCATTTGTCTCCTCCTCATCCCTATATCGTTTTGTTAATGTATCCGTCTTTATTTCAGTTTAGTTTATTGGTTTGGCATTTGGTAAAAAATAATCGTGGTGGAAATGTGTTACAGTTAGATAAACTTTCAAATTGCAATCAAATGAGGTTAGTTGTTTCCCTATCTACATTTACCTCTGTCACGCATGAGTGGTAGGAGGTTCGGATCCTTCTCTCATATCACCTGAGAATTTCAAGTTCAACATTgtatctatctctctctcttccacttATATAGTATTATACATATTCATTCAATAGGTGCATATGAAGAGATAGATAGACATTAAATTTTAACATGAGAGAATTTTCCTAATCCCAGCAATTAGAAGCATAAGAAATTATGACAATACAAAATTCATTAATAATagataaaaagagaaatattcTATAGATGAAAATTTAACAGTATATGAATCTTCGTCTGTTTCAACTTTCAGAACACTCAACTCTAACACAAAAATAGACAATACAAAGCATTGCCAGATAACAGAATGAAATGGCACAAAACAGATAGcagttgtgtgtatatgtattTGCGCGAGTGCTGCAACTGATAAATAAAATCAGCCGGGTGTAAGCAGCTAGAGATTTCTCAATGCAATGCCATTAGTTGAATCCTCCAAACGGTTAAAGCTGCATTAGTCAATAAGCAAAACAATTTTCTCAAGCATGCCATCCAGAGCCCTATTCACCTTCCATCATTTGATCTTCTACTTTTGGATTACCCTTTCCCTGCTTGGGGATCACTGCAGAgaggaaaattgaaaatatatcaTGATACAGAACAAACGAGCAAAAATAAAGCACAGCTAAAATCTGATCAAGTGTAGAGATACAACGAAATGAACATGTTGCAGAAGAAAGAAGTTCCTGAACTCCAAAGTCAAACAAAAGCTCTgtttttttgtaaaatttaaCATTTTGGCCTGTTTGCATGGTTATATCTAATTACTATTTCAGCACATAGTAGTCAATCCCGGATAGCGGCGCGTAGCGGCCGGCCCCAAAAGTGGGATAGCGCATAGCGGGATGGCCGCTATTTAGAttttttatatacatttttatataattaatagtttTATACTATACACATATAAATGCCAAACAATGTCAAATATTGCCtaaaattcataacattcataatagaaataaaaatcaagAGTCTTGAACAATAACACACAACTAAAAACAACTCAAAAGCAAGGTAAAGAAGTCGGACTTGCAAATCTGAATGATGAATGAAGCTCCATTCTTTCAAGTTTGACCTAAAATGGCCCTGAGAAGTCCTAAAATGCTCCTAAAAAGGTTCCCCAATGATTTAAAACAGAGGGGCTTGAGTCATTTTTTCCTTCGACCATATAGCGCCGCAATTTCCCGCTATTTTGGCCGCTACGGCCGCTATTGTGAAGTGTGCCGCTATTTTATCTCAATAGCGGCAGGGAGGCGCTCCGCTCCGCTACGCCGCTATAGGGCGCTATTGACTACTATGTTTCAGCAATGAAGTTTGGTTTGAATCCGTTTTGAGAGTGTTTCCCTTCTTCTGTTTCCTTCAATAAGATTTCCTCTTACAGTTTTCAACTGATTAATGGTACTTTAAACAGCTTTCTCCTTTGCCTACTCTCAAGTATCAAGGTAGGATGCCCCCCCTGCGCCCCTTTTCTTTCACCAGAAACCAAGACTTCTTTCACCAGAAACCAAGACTGACCAAACCTTTAGTTGTAAAATTCAAAGGCGCTTATTAAGGTTATAAATAACAACAGTAAACTCATGAACAAAGACTGCTCATGTTGGGTCTTAGTGAAACAAACCATGCAGCAAAAAAAGCAGTTTGGAGGAGCAATAGGATGGGAAATGgtaaataaggaaataagaGCAAAAGTTATATTTAAGGATTCAGTATTTACAACTTACATTTCATAGATGATCCAGAAAGGCATGTCAGCCTTGACTCTGTCTTACACTCAGCTAGTGGAGTTGGCTTCTCTGTGGCAGCCATTCGAACATCCCAGACTCGTATAGTACCATCAGATGATGCAGATGCCACTAGATATGGGTCATCACCCTCCGTAGCACCATCACAATCTCCAAGGACAACAATACCTTTTACACGGGCAGTGTGTGCTTCTTCTATGCTGTATGCAACTTTTCCACTTTTTATGTCCCATGCTGTGATATTTCGGTCCTCACCGCCTGTGTAGAGAAGACCATTctgcaaataaaataaattttagctGTCAAAGAAATATTTCAGATAGCATTCCTTGAATTATAGCAGTACACGAATTACGCTCCCCTGTTTAGTTGTTGAATTAGAAAAAGTTCCTATCCTCAAACCCAACCCCCTCAAATAAATATATTCCAGAGAACATTGTATAGTGATGCAAGATTGCACATAGTTATCTCCTCTTCCCCAGATAGTTCAGTTCACCACTGAAGCTGGCCAAAGACTAGAAAAAACATGCTATACCTATAGTTGTATATATGTATAAAATCACACCAGCACCATTGCCATTAACCAACAAAATAGTTTCCCACAAATACTTTAGAAATAAAAGGTTGAGATTTCAATAACCTTCATATATACCGAAGCTGGCAGAGACTGGGAAAAAACATGATATACCTATAGTTGTATATCTGTAGGAAATCATACTAGCGTCACTAACCAACACAATACTTTACAGATGCATCATATATAAAGCATACTTTTTTCCTCTCATGTTCGTGAAAGTTGCATGGTTAAACCCTGCTTTAATACTAATAATCCAGCAAACACTTGTTGTTAACAGATCCCAAATCCTATCATAACCCAGAAGGGCAGAACAGCACCTCCCACTTCTGGTTAACATATTACTTAACAGCATCACATGCATGCAGTGGCATACCCTTTGCTACAAGAAAACaacaatttttctttcatttcctGTTTTAAAGTTAAACTACCTAATCCAGAACTCCAAGCCCCAAACCTATTAACAAACCTCATCATACATCAGAATCATTACTGCTAATTGCAAATCCAAAACATGGGCAAGACATCAAAATTGAATTAAAACATTGGTAATGCAACTTTGACATAATTTCCCTCCACATAGCATCAATAATCATGTGATCACAAAAAAACTAGTTGATATAAATTCTGAAAAAACACAGATAGAACACAAACCTTATCTGGCGCGGCACATAGAACCCGCTTCGGGCATTGCAACTGGAACAACAAGCGCGCGTCCTCAGCCTGGTGAACAGAGACAGTCTCATCAGCAGCCATGAAGAAGGCATCACCAGCAGCGTTGAATTTGACGATAGTAGCCTCGTTATCGAGGCGGCAACAGAAGCTCCTGCGTCCGCGAACAAGGTTAACCATGGCAAAACACCGATCCCGGGAAACAGTGAGAGCAAGCGTGCCAGAGGGGTGGAGGGCGAGGTCATTGACGGCCTTGCGGTGGATAGGAAGCGTCTTGAGGTGGACGAAGCTGTCTGCATCGAAGATACAGACCGAGCCATCAGCGTCGGCGGAGATGAGTGTAGTAGGGTGAGGGATATTGGGAAGGGAGTGGAAGGCGAGTGCAGTGACGGTGGCGGAGTGGTCGTGGAGGGAGCCAAGGGAGGAGGCGTTGGAGAGATTGTAGAGGTGGATGGTGTCGTCGGTGCCGCCGGAGGCGACGACGGAGCCGCAGACGGCGAGGGTTTTAATGACGGAGAGGTGGGAAGGGTAGGAGAAGATGGGTTTTAGGGTTTGACGATTGGGATTGAGATTGAATCCCCATATGAATCGCTCGTATGAACCTGCTACCaggttgattcttcttcttgTGGTTGTTGGCTTTGCTTGTTCTTCTCCTTCGTTGCTCATGTTTGCTTGTTGGTGTTGGGACTCTGCTCTCACACCATAAACCCTAATCTGTATAAACCCCCAACAACAATGTCtcatataatataatttttttttttcgaattatatctattttcactttttttatgttataaaagtaacttaattttataaaaaataatattgttgTGTTGTGTATATGCATAATGCATATCAAtggttaataataattaattttataaaaaaacttaCAATATTAAGATGCTGATTAACAAGCAAATTGTATTGGAGTGAGGATGTGTCCAAGAGAGGGATGCACTTCTTGAAGTAGTCTAAATTTTGCTTTCTCAAAGCAAACATGAGTCTTGGCTTATGTGACTTTAAGATATTTACTAGTGCATTATTTGCTAAGAATCGGTGGTGACATTTGAAAAGTCCATCTTCTCTCTGTGGGCAAGTGTTTAAGGTTGTCTATTTTCCCAAGTGATCTTTATGGGAGGGCTTATAAAGGGCTTAGGCCGAGCTATGTGTAGACTAAATTTTTTCAAACGAGATGGATTTTAGGAAGGGGTTTCTTTGGAGGATTGGGGATGACTCTCATGTGAGGGTTTGACGTAATAATTGGATTCTCTTGAGTTCTTCTCGTTTGAGTAGAGTTCTTCTTGCTTTTGTGGTGGATGTGCATAATGTTTCTTATTTAACCTATGATGGGTCTTATTATTGAGACATGAGGTATTATCTTCTATTTTTCACTCATGTTGTGTAATGCATTATTTCtattcctctttctctctataTTACACATGATGATGTGTTTTAGTAAAGCTTGTTCGAATGGAAAATATTCCACCAAATTTGGCTATGCTTTCAAGGCCCATCAATAAGTGTTGTACGAGATGTCTACTTCACTGCTACTCCTTCCCTTTTGGCGAAGACTTTGGAAAGTTAAGGCTCTTCTTTAGTTTAAAGAGCTGGTGTGACGGGCTTGCAATGATGCAATTCTAGTTCGTTTGTGTCGTAGCTCGCGTGGGTTGGACGTGGATCGTTTTCGTCCTCTTTGTGTTATTAAATCAGAATATGTAGTTCATGTTATTGTTCTGAGGTCAAGTCTTTCTAGTTTGCTTCACCATTAAGTCCGCGCATAAATGATTTTCCATGTCTATTGATGATTGAATTTCTACTAAGCTTCTTTAAGCATGCCGATGATGATATAGTTCAATTGTTATTTTCTGGTTTTCATGTTTTGTGGGAGATAGATAATAGGCTTTTGTTTGACAATAAGGTTGTTGGCTTGGATTTTCTATGTTGGTTATTTTCTGGTTTTCATGTTGGTTATGTTGGATTTGCGCTCCGGCAAGACCATCCCTATGGTGTGTGATTCGATGGAAACTCGTTGGGCTTTTGCAACCGCTTCGAGTCTTTGCTTTCGTTCTGTGATTTTTTAGACGGATTGTTGAGTGTTATTTTATGCTTGGCGAAAACCCGATCATAATGTGATTGATGTCCCACTCTTCATCATTTCGagtaatgtgagacttctccaagatgtTTTTCTCGCGCtatttcttccttcatcagcaaTGTGAATCAACCCTAACACTCAatgattaaatttaaaaattaccaTTATTTGTCTCTCACTCTACAATGAAGCCTTGATTATCAATGTTCAATGCCAATGGAATGCAATAAGcattttgttttgagttcttgaTGAAGAAGCTCACCAGCTACACCCTCCCCCCCTTGCAGCgacacaccaccaccaccaccaccaccctcaccGGCTTCGTCGCCTCCTCCACAGACTCTGAAATCCTCCAACACTGCAAAGATGGTTCCCTCCGTCAAGCCCTCCACCTCCTCAACACTTCCCAAACCACCCTCGACCCAAACCTCAAACCTGTCCTCTACGCCTCCCTCCTCCAAACCTGCACCAAAacctcctccttcctccacgGCACCACCCTCCACGCCCACGCCCTCAAGTCCGGCATCCACTCCGACCGCTTCGTCGGCAACAGCCTCCTCACCCTCTACCTCAAGCTCGGCCCTCACCTCCCCCAGGCACAAACCCTCTTCGACTCGCTCGCCGTCAGAGACATCATCGCCTGGACCTCGCTTATCTCTGCCTACACCCGCGCCGGCCGGCCCATAAACTCCCTCCAACTCTTCTCCCAAATGCTGGACCTCGACATGGAGCCCAACGCATTCACCATTTCCTCCGTCATCACCGCTGCGTCCAAGCTCCGCGACCTTGCTCTCGGGGCGTGCCTCCACGCCATGGTCATCAGCCGCGGCTTCCACTCCAATACGGTGATCTCGAGCGCTCTTGTTGACATGTATGGCAGGAACCGCGCGGTCCGGGATGCACTTAAACTGTTCGATGAATCGCCTGAGCCGGAGGATGTCGTTGGCTGGACCGCTATCATATCGACGCTGACGCGGAATGACATGTTTAGGGAGGCTCTGAGGTTGTTCGTCGCAATGCACCGGGGTTGTGGGTTGGTTCCGGATGGGTTCACGTTCGGGACGCTGCTGGCTGCTTGTGCGAATTTGGGGTGGTTGAGGCAGGGCAAGGAGTTGCACGCGAAGGTTGTTGGTTTAGGGATTTGCGGAAATGTTGTTGTTGAGAGCAGCTTGTTGGATATGTATGGCAAGTGTGGGAAGGTTGGGCAAGCTAGGGTTGTGTTTGATAGGTTAGGGGACAAGAATTCAGTGTCTTGGACTGCAATGCTTAGTGCATATTGTCAGAATAAGGAATATGAGGCTGTGTTTGAGCTCGTGAGGGAGAGGGGTGTGTCGGATCTGTATGCATTCGGGACTGTTCTTCGCGCGTGTTCCGGGGTGGCTGCTGTGATGCTAGGGAAGGAGGTGCATTGTCAGTATGTGAGGAAGGGTGGCTGGAGGGATGTTATTGTGGAGTCTGCTCTAGTTGATCTTTATGCCAAGTGTGGATGTGTTGATTTCGCTCAGAGATTGTTCTTGAGCATGGAAGTTAGGAATCAGATCACGTGGAATGCAATGATTGGCGGTTTGGCGCAGAATGGGAGAGGGACGGAGGTGTTGGAGTTGTTTGAGGATATGATCAAGGAGGGGATGGAGCCTGATTACATCACTTTCATTGGTGTTCTTTTTGCTTGTAGCCACACAGGTTTGGTGGATGAAGGGAGGAGGTATTTTGCTTTGATGGTGGATGAGTATGGGATTAAGCCCGGGGTGGAG contains:
- the LOC130722352 gene encoding pentatricopeptide repeat-containing protein At1g03540, producing MKKLTSYTLPPLQRHTTTTTTTLTGFVASSTDSEILQHCKDGSLRQALHLLNTSQTTLDPNLKPVLYASLLQTCTKTSSFLHGTTLHAHALKSGIHSDRFVGNSLLTLYLKLGPHLPQAQTLFDSLAVRDIIAWTSLISAYTRAGRPINSLQLFSQMLDLDMEPNAFTISSVITAASKLRDLALGACLHAMVISRGFHSNTVISSALVDMYGRNRAVRDALKLFDESPEPEDVVGWTAIISTLTRNDMFREALRLFVAMHRGCGLVPDGFTFGTLLAACANLGWLRQGKELHAKVVGLGICGNVVVESSLLDMYGKCGKVGQARVVFDRLGDKNSVSWTAMLSAYCQNKEYEAVFELVRERGVSDLYAFGTVLRACSGVAAVMLGKEVHCQYVRKGGWRDVIVESALVDLYAKCGCVDFAQRLFLSMEVRNQITWNAMIGGLAQNGRGTEVLELFEDMIKEGMEPDYITFIGVLFACSHTGLVDEGRRYFALMVDEYGIKPGVEHYNCMIDLLGRAEMIEEAESLLENADCRYDHSLWAVLLGACTKCSDYVTAERVARKMIELEPDFHLSYVLLGNIYRAVGRWNDAMEIRKLMEDRGVKKLPGKSWIGSENQKGSLSGLANVNVFERSSVSSIGEAV
- the LOC130721919 gene encoding pentatricopeptide repeat-containing protein At1g11290, chloroplastic-like; protein product: MLCTHNLFHLLNIRKIPYIVAPFQTRFFTTSSLLDLCTKPQHLQQIHARFFLHGLHQNSSLSSKLMDCYTKFGLPGLSQKVFYFTENPDSVIYSAILRNLSQFGEHEKTLFLYKEMVEKSMYPDEESCSFVLRSCFSVSHEQGKMVHAQIVKLGMDAFDLVRNCLVELYEKNGFLNAHEPLEGMSVTELAYWNNMISQAFESGKMEECFQLFSRMRKENIQPNSITVINLLRSTVDLHLLKIGQALHSLIIVSNLCGELTVNTALLSMYVKLGSLKDARLMFEKMPRNDLVVWNIMVSAYAGNGCPKESLELVYCMVRSGVRPDMFTAIPAISSITQLKHTEWGKQMHAHVIRNGSDYQVSVHNALIDMYSACNGLNSARRIFDLITDKTVVSWSAMIKAHAVHDQCLEALSLFIEMKLCGTRVDFIIVINILPTFAKIGALHYVRYLHGYSLKASLDSLKSLETSLLASYAKCGCIEMARKLFDEGKSSHKDIIAWNSMISAYSKHGEWFQCFELYNQMKLSNVKPDQVTFLGLLTACVNSGLVDKGKEIFKEMVDLYGYQPSQEHHACMVDLLGRAGQIDEASKIIETVPLNSDARVYGPLLSACKMHSDPRLAEVAAQKLINMEPKNAGNYVLLSNIYAAAGKWDKVAKMRSFLRDRGLKKTPGCSWLESNGQVHEFRVADQSHPRSVDIYSILKVMELEAGDLEDDLELFEPHII
- the LOC130725900 gene encoding uncharacterized protein LOC130725900, translating into MSNEGEEQAKPTTTRRRINLVAGSYERFIWGFNLNPNRQTLKPIFSYPSHLSVIKTLAVCGSVVASGGTDDTIHLYNLSNASSLGSLHDHSATVTALAFHSLPNIPHPTTLISADADGSVCIFDADSFVHLKTLPIHRKAVNDLALHPSGTLALTVSRDRCFAMVNLVRGRRSFCCRLDNEATIVKFNAAGDAFFMAADETVSVHQAEDARLLFQLQCPKRVLCAAPDKNGLLYTGGEDRNITAWDIKSGKVAYSIEEAHTARVKGIVVLGDCDGATEGDDPYLVASASSDGTIRVWDVRMAATEKPTPLAECKTESRLTCLSGSSMKLIPKQGKGNPKVEDQMMEGE